DNA sequence from the Cohnella herbarum genome:
AACGGTCGTATTCACCCCGAATATCGCGCGGGTGGTGCGATCGACGGCGCTTGTCGTTCGCGAGCAAACGTATATCGAAGCGATGCATGCCCAAGGAGCAAGTCATTCGCGTATTATATGGCTGCATATCGTGCCGAACACGTTATCGCCGTTGCTCGTACAAGCGACCTTCGTGTTTGCCGAGGCGATTATTTCGGAAGCGGCGTTAAGCTTCTTGGGCGCAGGCATTCCGGCGCCGGAAGCGAGCTGGGGGAATATCTTGCAAGCGGGCAAGCTGGTGATCTATAAAGCGTGGTGGATGGTCGTGTTTCCGGGCGTCGCGATTATCTTGTCCGTGCTCAGCTTGAACTTATTCGGCGACGGATTGCGGGACTATCTGGATCCTCGCGTGAAAGCGAAACGGAAGAAGTCATGATATCCAATGAGACGGAGGTGTTACCCTTGAGCCATGTGCCTCTACTGGAAGTGAAAAATCTGAAGACGCATTTTCTTACGGAGCGGGGAAAGGTAACTGCGGTCAACGGGGTCAGCTTCGAGATCCATCCGGGGGAGATCGTCGGAATCGTCGGGGAATCGGGCTGCGGCAAGAGCGTCATGTCCCAATCGATCATCCGCTTGCTCGAGCACTCGGATCCGATCGAGTACGAAGGCGAAATCCGATTCGACGGCGAGGATTTGCTAGCCGTGCCGCTTTCCCGGCTGCGAGGCGTCCGGGGCGACGAGATCTCGATGATCTTCCAAGACCCGCTTTCTTCGCTTAACCCGGTCTACACGATCGGCAACCAAATCGAAGAGGTGCTGCGTCAGCATCAGAAAATGTCCAAGAAAGCGGCGCGCAACAAAGCCATCGATATGCTGAGGGCAACGGGAATCCCCTCCCCGGAAACACGGGTTGATGAATATCCCCATCAATTGTCCGGGGGCATGCAGCAGCGGGCGATGATCGCGATGGCCCTGTCCTGCGAGCCGAAGCTCTTAATCGCGGACGAGCCGACAACGGCGCTGGACGTGACGATACAGGCGCAAATTCTAGAGCTGATCGTTGAATTAAACCGGACCCTGGGGATGGGCGTATTGTTTATTACGCATGATCTGGGCGTCGTATCGGAGATTTGCACGAGCGTTAAGGTGATGTACTTGGGACAAATCGTAGAAGACACGACGACGGAGAAGTTATTTCGTTCACCGCTTCACCCTTATACGCAGGGGCTGATCAAGTCCATCCCGAGAATGGATGGAAACCGTCACGAGAAGCTTCACGTGATCGAAGGGACCGTTCCTTCTTTGTCCGATATTCCTCGCGGCTGCAGCTTCTCCACGAGATGCCCGTATGCCGATGAAAAATGCTTCAGCGAAGAGCCCTTAATGGAGAAGGCCGATGTCGGGCATAGCGTGAAGTGCTGGCATTACGCCCGAATCAATAGCTTAGAGGGGAGGGGGGCTTAAGTGGGTAACGTTGAAAAGGCTGATCGTCCGATTCTCGAAGTGAATGCGCTGCAGAAGAAGTTTCCGGTTCACGGTTCGTTCGGGAAGCTGTTCGGGACGAAAACGTACGTGAACGCGGTGACTAACGTTTCTTTCCGATTGTATCCGGGAGAAACCTACGGTTTGGTCGGCGAGTCGGGATCGGGCAAGAGCACGACGGGCCGCGCGATCTTAGGCTTAACTCCCCCGACCTCGGGACAAGTGCTCTATCAAGACCAAGATTTGGCGAAAATGTCGGGTAATGAATTGCGGAAGTTCCGCAAAGACATTCAATTCGTGTTTCAAGACCCGTTCTCTTCATTGAATCCGAGGAAACGGATCGGTCCGATTCTGGAGGAACCGCTGCTTATTCATAAGATGGGGAATAAGGAGCAACGCCGGGAGCAGGTGTTCCGCATTCTGGACATCGTCGGATTGCAACCGGAGCATTATTTTCGCTATCCGCATGAATTTTCCGGCGGTCAACGCCAGCGGGTAGGCTTGGCAAGAGCACTCATCATGAATCCGAAAATCATCATTTGCGACGAGCCGGTCTCGGCGCTGGACGTGTCCATTCAGTCGCAGATTCTGAATATCCTTAAGGGGCTGCAGAAGGAACTTCGATTAACGCTGCTCTTCATCACGCACGACATTAGCGTCGTACGTTACATCTCCGATCGCATCGGCATCATGTATTTGGGCACGATCGTCGAAGAAGCGCTAACGGACGACTTATTCCAACAGCCTTTACACCCGTATACGCAGGCGCTTTTCTCGGCCGTACCCGATTTTACGCGCAACCGGTTGAGCGAGCGGGTGATCCTTAAAGGCGAAATTCCATCCCCGTTATCTCCGCCTACGGGCTGCGTTTTTCATACGAGATGCCCTTATGCGACGGACATCTGCAAAGCGGAAGTACCGATTTTAAGAGAAGTTAAACCTCAACAGCGAGTGGCTTGCCATCTCGTCACCTCATCCTAAAGGAGCAATCGATATGACAACGATCAGAATCGTAGAAGATCAGAACGAAATTCACAACGAAGCGGGTTTGCAGATCATCGGAAGCACGGCCCCTAACCAAAGCGGCTTGTCCCCGAGAGAATTGTTGGAATCGGCTCTAGGCTTGTGCGTATCGATTTCTCTTCAGAAAATCATGGACTACGATAAGGTAGAATACGATAAGTCTTCGATCGCGGTAGAAGTGGCTGCTACGAAGGCGGCGGACGGAACGAACAGATTCTCGAACTTCGACGTGCGGGTGAAGCTACCTCCGACGTTGGACGAAACCTACAAGAAGAAGCTGATGACGGTGGTGGAGCGGGCATGCACGATCGGCAACACGCTTAAAGAAGGAGCTATCATCGAGACGATAGAAATCTAGTATTAGCAGAAGATTGTTCTTGCCCGGTGGCTCGCCACTAATCCGAAAATATTGTTGCTGGATGAGCCGACACGGGGAGTCGATGTAGGCGCCCGCGGAGAGCTGGGCGCAGTCGAATCCGCGAAGTCCGGGAAGAAAGTGTGGATCAAGGATATTTTGCAGGCTTAGGCGGAATTTGCGAGACTGGCGTTTTTTTGAAGGCATTCAGGACTGTCCCTCATGGGGCGGTCCTGTTGTGCTGATGTGTTGGGGCAAGATCATGGAGTAATTACTTTTTTCGTCGATGGTGGGGCCGTTCTTGGGGGAGCGCTCTATTCCCAATCCGGAAATAACCGTCGCCTAAGGCTAAGCGCCTGCTCCCAGCCCGAAACTCATCCCGCCGGAGACTCGGCGCCTGCTCTTCGCGAGGCGCGGCGAGACATGGCCGCGAAAACCGCGTACAAAATCGCCGTCAGCGAGACAAGAGCCGCCAGCGCCAGGAAGAGATTGCTGTAGACGAGGCCGGCCCCGCCGCCATGGAGCGGATTCAGCCATCGACCGGATGCGCCGAAGTCGAGCGTCCGACCGATGAGCGCCGTAGACGCTGCGCCGGCTATGAACGATACCAGACTGTACAGCCCCATACCGACACCCGTCTGCTCTGCAGTTAATGTCCCGGATAGCGTATGGGACAGCGCGATCTGGGTGAAGGTCTGTCCTACGCTGCCGAAGATGAGGAAGCAAGCAATGAGGCCCGGCGAAGATCCGGCCGTCCACGAGAGCAGGACAAATCCCGAGGCGAACAGCAGCGCCGCCGTATAGAACAGCACCCCGATGCCATATTTGTCCGCAAGGGTCCCCCCTCTTCGTCCCAATAACGCGGATAGGACCGCTGCGGGTAACATCGCGAGCCCCGTATGCAGCGGGGACAAGCCGTTGACATTGCCGAGCAGCAGCGGCACCAGGAAGGGAATGCCGAATACCGCGCACGAGGACAAGCCGGTAATTAGCAGCGCGAAGGAGAACCGTGTGTTGCCCAGCAACGCGAGCTGAATGAAAGGCTCGCGGGCGAAACGAATGCGGAGTCCGAACAGCGCGGTCAGCAGCAGTCCTGCTGCAAGCAGCATAAGGCTCGAATTCGTCAAGGCCAGCAACAGCGCGGCGATCGAACCGCCGAGCAGCAGACCGCCCCATACATCCGTCGGCCTCTTCGTTCCTGCAGCCCCGTCAAGCTCGCGTCGGAAGAAGGGGAGGGCGATTAAGGCAAGTAGCGGGAGGAGGAACAGCAAACGCCAACTGGCCACGCTGGTAACGATGCCGGATATGATCGGGCCGGCAGCCGTTCCAAGCGCAATTCCCGTAGCCGTCATTCCCAGAGCGCGTCCTCTTGCTGCCAGCGGATAATAGCGGACGGGAATCAGCATGGAGGCGGCAGTCACCACGGATGCCCCCATGGCTTGCAGCACCCGAGCCAGCACCAGCATCCAGAAAGCGCCTGCCATCAGTCCGATCAACGAACCGAAGGCGAGCATGGGGAGCCCGAAGGTCAGCAGATTTCTCAGGCTGTATCTGTCGGCCAGCTTGCCGTAGGTGACGGTGCCAATGGCGTAGACGACGATGTACGCTGTTATGACCCAGCTTGCCTTGGAAGGCGAGAGCGAGAATTCAAGACTGATCCGGGGCAGCGCCACATTAAACATCGTTGCATTCATGACAGATACGATCAGGGTCAGGGCGAGCAAGCGCATCAATCGGTCAGCCGTCACGGGGGAGGGGGCATGCTTGGAATCCATAGCGAACCTTCTTTCCACAGCCGTATTGACGGCGTTAAGTGCAGGGGGGCAGTCGGCTCTGCGGCCCGCTGGTTATCGTCTGCCTTCTCCTCCTATTATAAAATTTGACAAATTACACAGTCTAATTTATTGTTTTTCTAATATTAATGAATAAAATTCATGATTTAGTGAAGGTGGCAACCGCCTTATGGAATTGACACAGATGGAATATTTTTTGGCTGTAGCGAAGCTGCAGCATGTAACCCGTGCGGCGGAGGCGCTCTCGATGACCCAGCCGGCGCTCAGCCATTCGATAGCCAAGCTGGAGGAAGAGCTGGGAATGCCGCTGTTCGAGCGAAGCGGACGCAATATCCGCTTGAATGCTTGCGGCGAGCTGTTCGCCTCACGGGTGGAACGCGCGCTGCAAGAGATCAGGAAGGGCAAGGATGAGCTCGAAGCCTGGGCGAATCCGGATACCGGCGTTGTCGCCATCTCCTTCCTCAACATTCTGGGTACGCGTCTCATTCCGTTGTTCATCCGTACCTTCCGGGTGCAGCATCCCGGTGTCCGCTTCGAGCTGCAGCAGGGAACGGATACCTTCGTCCGCAGCCAGCTCGAAGCCGGCGTCAGCGATCTGTGCATATCGCTTCCGCGCTGGGAAGATCCCGGCCTGCGCTGGCACCCGGTCTGCTCGTACCGGCTCGATCTGGCGGTGCCTGTCAACCACCGCTGGAATGGGCGGGAGCGCATCGGTCTGGAGGAAATCGGGAACGAACCTTACATTGGCCTTAAGAAGGAATGCGGACTGAAGAATGTCGTCGAAGCGCTGTTCCTTCGTGCAGGTGTCCAGCCGAACGTCATCTACGAAGCCGAGGATTTGCCAACGGTGTCGGGCTTCGTATCGGCGGGACTCGGCGTCTCCCTGCTGCCCCGTGCCTACAGCATGGAACTGAGTGGAAACGCATGGGTTTCCGTCGACAGCGTGGAAGGACCGCTGCCCGTAGAATTGGGTTGGAAAGAGAAGCGGCACCTCTCTCCCGCCGTGAGGCTGTTCCGCGACTTCCTTATTCAGAAAAAATATTTGCTGGGGTAACGAGCATCCGAGCATGCCGATTGGCCGGTATCGGCAGACCGAGATTGCCTCGCAAAGTGTCGCTCTCGTATTCGCTGCGGAACAGTCCGCGCCGGCGCAGGATGGGCACGACGCAGTCGACGAAGTCCTCCAGCCCGCGCGGCGTGACCGGGCCCAGCACAAAGCCGTCGGCAGCGCCGGCTTCGAAGCGTTCCTGTATACGGTCTGCGATGTCCTCTGGCGTGCCGATCACGAACGCGCCGCGCGGCGTTGCGACTTGAATCGCCACTTCGCGGAGCGTCTGTCCCTTCTCCCGCGCTTCCCGCTTAATGCGGTCCGTCATCGCCTGGAAGCCGTTGCGGCCCAATTCACCCAGCTCCGGGAAAAATTCGTCCAGCGCATAGGATGAGAAATCATGATGCTCGAACAAGCGGCCCAAGTAGTCGAGCGCCTTGTCGATCGTGACGAGGTTCGCCACCTCCTCATAGATGCGCTCCGCCGCATCGCGAGTCTGTCCGAGAATCGGCGCGATCGCCGGGAAGACGAGCACGTCGTCAGGATTTCGGCCGTGTGCCGTTATGCGCCCTTTTATGTCTTGGTAGAAGGCAACGGCTTCCTCCAATGTCTCATGCTCGATTCCCGTGAAGATGGCTTCCGCTTCCTGCGCGGCCAGATTCCTGCCCGCATCGGATGAACCGGCCTGGAAAATAACCGGATGCCCCTGCTTGGAACGCGCGACATTGAGCGGTCCTTTCACTGTGAAGAAGCGTCCCTGATGGTTGAGCGTATGCATCTTCGAAGGATCGAAGAAAACGCCCGACGAGCGGTCGCGCACGAACGCGTCGTCCTCCCAGGAGTCCCACAATCCGCGGACGACCTGCAGAAATTCGGCGGCAATCTCGTAGCGCAAATTGTGTTCGGGATGCTCTTGCCGGCGATTGCCGAAGTTAAGCGAGGTACTGTCCAGCGGGGAGGTGACGACATTCCAGCCGGCGCGCCCGCCGCTCAGCATGTCGAGCGAAGCGAGCTGCCTCGCTGCGGTGAATGGTTCACTGTACGTCGTCGACAGGGTGCCGACAAGACCGATCCGTTCACTGGCCGAGGCGAGTGCGCTTAATAGGGTCAGCGGCTCGAATCGGTTGAGCAGATGGGGAATCGATTTCTCTTCGATATACAGACCGTCCGCAATAAAGATGAAATCCAGCTTACCTTCTTCCGCTTTCCAAACCCACGATTTGTAGATCCCCGGATTGACGCTCGCATCCGGCTGCGCATCGGGATGCCGCCACGTTGAAGTGCCTCTCCCAACGCCCAGCAGCATCGCGCCCAGCTTCACTTCCCTCTGTTTTCCCATCGCTTTCCCTCCATCTGGATTAGCTCTCATAGCTCGCATAACTCACATAACTCACATAACCCGCATAGCCCGCATAGCCCGCATAGCCGAATCAACCGGTGTTTCCCGTCTGACCTGGCAGCCTGCCAAACAGACCGGACAGTTACGAATTCGTTTCCTTCGTATAATCCGCCCCGAGCCATTGAATGCTCAGCTTCGACAGCGTACCGTCCGCCTTGATCGCCTTCAATGCTATGTCGATGCTGTCCGCCAGCCGCTGTCCATCCGGGTCGTCCTTGCGGAATACATACAAGACATCGCTTGTGTCCAGCGGTTTGCCTACCGACTTCAGCTTGCCCTCCGGATCGATCAGCGGGAGCGTGAAATCGGCTGCCAGCGTAGCGTCGGCACGGCCGCTAGCAATCTGGCTTACGGTATCGTTGGCCGCACCATTCTGATAGATAATGTCAATCGCGTTGTTGTTCGCTTTATTATAGTTTTCCAGCAGTGTGGCTTGGGCGCTTGAGGGATTGGTCAGCACCTTTTTGCCATGCAGATCGTCTAGCGTTTTAATAGGCGCGTTGTTGTCCTTGCTGAGAATAATTTTGGTTTGCCGATGCACGTATGCTTCTTTATTGAACAAGTATTTCTGTTCCCGTTCCGTCGTTCGCAGCATTTGCGCCGAGATGAAATCAATTTTTTTCGTTTCCAGGCTGAGCAGCAGGCTTGCGAATTCCATAGTCTGGAACTCGAACTCATATTCGGGCAGCCGCTTGTCGATTTCTTTCACCAGGTCAATATCAAACCCGGCCAGTTGGCCGTTCTCGTCAATGTAAAATACTTTCGGATACGTCGTGCCCGTGCCTACGATGATTTTGGTGACAGCATCCGGTGCGGAACCGGTTGGAGCGGGAGTGGCAGTGGAAGTGGGGGATCCAACGGTCGGCGCCGTCGAAGGAGGCGATGAGGCGGGGCCTCCTCCGTCGGCGTCGCTGCCGTTCGAGCCGCAGGCGGACAACGCCCAGGCAAAAATAAGGAATACTGCAATCAAGTTCAATTTCTTCATCCGTTTCTCCTCCGTTTTGGTTAAAGTGTTCATCGTATCAACAGGAAACTATATAATTCCTATAGATATAATGGATTATTGGTTCCCATCTACCTTATCACCCTGCTTCTTCCTTCGTCTAATGCGGCTTTTCTATTCTTTTGATGAATATAATTCATTGATCCTACATCGTTAATGTAAATTAAACGTTAATAATCTTGATTGCCGTCGCAGCTTTCAGTATTTTGAGGGTACAACGAAAAATCGGCGGCAATCTGGCATTCGTAATTCTTGCGCTCGGGAATTCAATAATTAAAGTTTGCATTCTCCTAAATTTAGGAAGCGCTAAGTCTCTTTTTTAGGTAAAATAGACTTATATATAAAAATAGAGAACCTGGAGAGTGGAAGAATGGCGATTAGAGCAGTCGTATTCGACTTCGACGGTACGTTGATGGACACGGAATCATGCGCTTACGATACGATCTGCAGCATCTATGCGGAACACGGGCAGGAGCTTCCATTGGAAACTTGGGCGGTCTGCATCGGAACGGTCGGAGGCTTCGATCCTTACCGCGATCTGGAAATGAAAACGGGACGGACTTTGGATCATGAGGAATTGCGGAACCGCTACAAAACGAGGCATATCGAAAATGTGAAAAGCGTCACGCTCCGCCCCGGAGCATTGGATCGGCTGGAGGAAGCGCGGCGCTTGGGATTGAAGATCGGTCTGGCTTCCAGCTCGGATCGCGCTTGGATCGAAATGCACTTGGAACGGCAGGGGATCCGCGATTATTTCGAAGTCATCCGATCCTCGGACGACGTGAAGCGGGTGAAACCGGATCCGGAGCTGTACAGATTGGCGGTGGAAGCGTTGGGCGTAAGGCCTGAGGAAGCTATCGCCGTCGAAGATTCGATGAACGGACTTCGCGCAGCCAAAGCCGCGGGACTTTACGGTCTCGTCGTTCCTAACCCGGTCACGGCCCAGATGGATTTCTCCGAAGCGGATCTGCTCCTCGGGAGCTTGGAAGGGACGACTTGGGAAGAAATCATGCGGCAGGCGGTAAGATAGCGGCTTAGATGTCGACGAATACGATAAAATGATCACGGAGGAGACTCAAAAATGAAAATAAGTGCCAATACCGGTTCCACGCTACCCAATCTATATTCTGCGACAGCGACTTCCGACTCTCCTAGAATGGAAAGCGGCGATCTATCGCAGCTTCTTCGCCACGATACCGTGGAGCTTAGCGATGTCGTTTCCCGCGAACTGCCGATCGGAGCGATCGAGCATAAACCTGCGCAAATGTACTTTAATGAAGAGATCAAAGCTTCTTTAGACAAGGCACTTGCCGGGAAAGGCCCGGAAGTCCGCGAAGCGGTAGATCGCCTGATTGAATCCAATCTGTT
Encoded proteins:
- a CDS encoding ABC transporter ATP-binding protein — its product is MSHVPLLEVKNLKTHFLTERGKVTAVNGVSFEIHPGEIVGIVGESGCGKSVMSQSIIRLLEHSDPIEYEGEIRFDGEDLLAVPLSRLRGVRGDEISMIFQDPLSSLNPVYTIGNQIEEVLRQHQKMSKKAARNKAIDMLRATGIPSPETRVDEYPHQLSGGMQQRAMIAMALSCEPKLLIADEPTTALDVTIQAQILELIVELNRTLGMGVLFITHDLGVVSEICTSVKVMYLGQIVEDTTTEKLFRSPLHPYTQGLIKSIPRMDGNRHEKLHVIEGTVPSLSDIPRGCSFSTRCPYADEKCFSEEPLMEKADVGHSVKCWHYARINSLEGRGA
- a CDS encoding ABC transporter ATP-binding protein, coding for MGNVEKADRPILEVNALQKKFPVHGSFGKLFGTKTYVNAVTNVSFRLYPGETYGLVGESGSGKSTTGRAILGLTPPTSGQVLYQDQDLAKMSGNELRKFRKDIQFVFQDPFSSLNPRKRIGPILEEPLLIHKMGNKEQRREQVFRILDIVGLQPEHYFRYPHEFSGGQRQRVGLARALIMNPKIIICDEPVSALDVSIQSQILNILKGLQKELRLTLLFITHDISVVRYISDRIGIMYLGTIVEEALTDDLFQQPLHPYTQALFSAVPDFTRNRLSERVILKGEIPSPLSPPTGCVFHTRCPYATDICKAEVPILREVKPQQRVACHLVTSS
- a CDS encoding OsmC family protein, translated to MTTIRIVEDQNEIHNEAGLQIIGSTAPNQSGLSPRELLESALGLCVSISLQKIMDYDKVEYDKSSIAVEVAATKAADGTNRFSNFDVRVKLPPTLDETYKKKLMTVVERACTIGNTLKEGAIIETIEI
- a CDS encoding MFS transporter, with translation MDSKHAPSPVTADRLMRLLALTLIVSVMNATMFNVALPRISLEFSLSPSKASWVITAYIVVYAIGTVTYGKLADRYSLRNLLTFGLPMLAFGSLIGLMAGAFWMLVLARVLQAMGASVVTAASMLIPVRYYPLAARGRALGMTATGIALGTAAGPIISGIVTSVASWRLLFLLPLLALIALPFFRRELDGAAGTKRPTDVWGGLLLGGSIAALLLALTNSSLMLLAAGLLLTALFGLRIRFAREPFIQLALLGNTRFSFALLITGLSSCAVFGIPFLVPLLLGNVNGLSPLHTGLAMLPAAVLSALLGRRGGTLADKYGIGVLFYTAALLFASGFVLLSWTAGSSPGLIACFLIFGSVGQTFTQIALSHTLSGTLTAEQTGVGMGLYSLVSFIAGAASTALIGRTLDFGASGRWLNPLHGGGAGLVYSNLFLALAALVSLTAILYAVFAAMSRRASRRAGAESPAG
- a CDS encoding LysR family transcriptional regulator, with the translated sequence MELTQMEYFLAVAKLQHVTRAAEALSMTQPALSHSIAKLEEELGMPLFERSGRNIRLNACGELFASRVERALQEIRKGKDELEAWANPDTGVVAISFLNILGTRLIPLFIRTFRVQHPGVRFELQQGTDTFVRSQLEAGVSDLCISLPRWEDPGLRWHPVCSYRLDLAVPVNHRWNGRERIGLEEIGNEPYIGLKKECGLKNVVEALFLRAGVQPNVIYEAEDLPTVSGFVSAGLGVSLLPRAYSMELSGNAWVSVDSVEGPLPVELGWKEKRHLSPAVRLFRDFLIQKKYLLG
- a CDS encoding LLM class flavin-dependent oxidoreductase translates to MGKQREVKLGAMLLGVGRGTSTWRHPDAQPDASVNPGIYKSWVWKAEEGKLDFIFIADGLYIEEKSIPHLLNRFEPLTLLSALASASERIGLVGTLSTTYSEPFTAARQLASLDMLSGGRAGWNVVTSPLDSTSLNFGNRRQEHPEHNLRYEIAAEFLQVVRGLWDSWEDDAFVRDRSSGVFFDPSKMHTLNHQGRFFTVKGPLNVARSKQGHPVIFQAGSSDAGRNLAAQEAEAIFTGIEHETLEEAVAFYQDIKGRITAHGRNPDDVLVFPAIAPILGQTRDAAERIYEEVANLVTIDKALDYLGRLFEHHDFSSYALDEFFPELGELGRNGFQAMTDRIKREAREKGQTLREVAIQVATPRGAFVIGTPEDIADRIQERFEAGAADGFVLGPVTPRGLEDFVDCVVPILRRRGLFRSEYESDTLRGNLGLPIPANRHARMLVTPANIFSE
- a CDS encoding transporter substrate-binding domain-containing protein → MKKLNLIAVFLIFAWALSACGSNGSDADGGGPASSPPSTAPTVGSPTSTATPAPTGSAPDAVTKIIVGTGTTYPKVFYIDENGQLAGFDIDLVKEIDKRLPEYEFEFQTMEFASLLLSLETKKIDFISAQMLRTTEREQKYLFNKEAYVHRQTKIILSKDNNAPIKTLDDLHGKKVLTNPSSAQATLLENYNKANNNAIDIIYQNGAANDTVSQIASGRADATLAADFTLPLIDPEGKLKSVGKPLDTSDVLYVFRKDDPDGQRLADSIDIALKAIKADGTLSKLSIQWLGADYTKETNS
- a CDS encoding HAD family hydrolase, whose product is MAIRAVVFDFDGTLMDTESCAYDTICSIYAEHGQELPLETWAVCIGTVGGFDPYRDLEMKTGRTLDHEELRNRYKTRHIENVKSVTLRPGALDRLEEARRLGLKIGLASSSDRAWIEMHLERQGIRDYFEVIRSSDDVKRVKPDPELYRLAVEALGVRPEEAIAVEDSMNGLRAAKAAGLYGLVVPNPVTAQMDFSEADLLLGSLEGTTWEEIMRQAVR